The DNA sequence TCATAATAGTATTGGGTTTATAGGCAGTATATTCATTTTGTATTACTTTTACATATTTTGTATAAGGCAATGGGTTTGGGGAAAACATTCTATCTAGCCAATCACCCGGAAGCCCAGAGTGATGTGTCATCATATTTCGTGGCGTAATTTTATTGGTAGAACCAAAACGACTCTTGATGCTAAATGCTGGCAGATAGGTTTTAAATGGTTTGTTTATATTCATTTTACCCTTTTCTGCCAACTTCATTACAGCCATATCGGTAAAGAGTTCGGTAATAGACCCAGCACGGTAGCGTGTTTGTGGTGTTGCTTTGATACCTTTTGATTTGTTAGCATAACCAAAGCCTTCTGACCAGACTATCTTTTGGTCATCTACTAGCGCCACTGAGAGCCCTACAAGGTCTTTATCATCCATCTGCTCTTTGATGTACCAACGCATATACGTTTTTACATAAGCATATTTGTCTAATTTGGAGTGAAACGGTTTTGGCTCAGGCGTAGAAGTACACCCTATCAAAAAAGCTAATGATACAATGAGAGGTATTTTTTTGATTGTTTCACACTTGGGTTTCATTATTGTCCTTTGCTTGAATGATCACCCTTTGCAACCACTCTAATTGTATGAATTTTAGCAATTGATGGAGTCTTAACTCCTAGCAGTTGCAATTTGTTAATCTATATCCATCTTTAAACATATAAACGAAATTATTCTCCAAAGCATTTGCACGAACTATAAAAAATAATTATCTCTATCTATGCTCTAAAATAATCCACCACTTGCATCTATGCGCCCAGAAATTGAACTAAAATCTACACTAACATCTACATCCCAGCCCCTAAACTTTTTGCTTTTGGTATAAGATAACATCAAATGTATATGTATGACTTGTTGCACTTTGTTTTAGCCTCCATTTACAAAACTCCACTTTCCAACCTTTGGACTCCATGCACTATCTTGCTCGCTAAAATCATCACTTAATGTAATAACTTTGCAATCTCAATGAGCTTTATATCTTAATGGCGATGAAGCATCGTTATTTACAACCTATTAGAGTAAACATGCTCACTATTAAAATTCTTTTCATTTTACTCTTGGTATATTTTTTAGATTTAAATTTTTGTAATTATAGTTATTAAATATGTAATGGCTTAGCGCATGTCTAGCCATGTCTTTGGAAAACGGAACGAGAAAAAAATACAGTGGCGATGACTACCGTAATCCATTTCTCATGCCACCATGGATTTGGTAGCAAAACGAAGATAGATACGTGGATAGTCGACACCACAACAGGCTTTGAGAATGACAAAGGAAGATGCCAAGTGGCTACTTGAAGTGTTTGTGCCTATGATGATAGAGAGTTCGATTAGAAAGATTATCACTATTATTGCAGAGGATAGCTCACCTCATGATGAGATATAGAGGGTCAAGCTGTAGATGATTGATATAGTCAAATGGCGATTGCTGACTTTTTAGAGATTTCTCGTTCTTTGGTTTCCTAAGGTTTTGAGGGAAGAGATGCTTAGACATTCAGCATTCTGACCCTAAAGTTATTTACCTATAAAAGTATAAACATTTAGGCATACATAACCTACAAACTCTTTAGATGATGGATATAGTCAAATAGCGATTGCTGACTTTTTAGAGATTTCTCGTTCTTTGGTTTCTAAGGTTTTGAGGGGAAGAGGTGTGTGAGATGTTTTCAACGTCTGACCTAAAGTTAGAGTCCCAGCCGTTAAATTTAAAATTTTTTTGATATAATAGTAGAATTGAGTAATGGAGTAAATAGTAAGAGATTAGAAAAAGTAGAAATAATAAAAGTATAAAAACTTTGAAAATATGGTTATTGATTTTGAAAAAATAATAAGTTTCCAGATATTTTTTCTGTTGCAAGTAAAATGGTGGAGGGAAAAGTACACTATTGCAGTTTATTTTTATTCTTCTTCATTTAGCTTTATGGATAATGCAAAGAAAACAATATATTAAGAATTTATTAAATATGTTTTCAGATATTACTGAAGAACTAGAATTTGTAAAATTTACAATTTCTTATAATGGAAAAATATAACTTAAATTTAAAATCATCCATCAAAACAGATGAATATAATTTTGACATTTATTTAGATATAAAGATACGAAGAAAGAATTGAAGAATATGAAGAAAATTTTTCAAGAATATCAAAATTATTAGGAGATACAACAAATTACAAAGTATTGATAATTTCTCCCGTGATAGAGAGATTCGTTGTTTAAAATTCATCCGTTCTAAAACAAGAAGATTATTTATATTATAATGTTATAAGGAAAATGATTTAGATGAGATTTATAAACAATTAGTCGAACTTATCATGAAAAATAATTCAGTTTCTGAAAAAGAAGCTTTAGAAGAATTGAATTTAATCTATAATGATTTACAAGATGATTTAAAGTGTTTTGGAAGAATTACTCAGTTTCCAGGCATACGGTAGAACGTCTGTATCTTTGGATGCTGTTTGAGGTAATCAGTCACCAGCTTTGCCAAGACACCCCCGCCAGTACCATGTATGATCTGTACTTCACTCAGGTTGTTCACCAGTGCATCAGAAAGAAACTTGTCAACAGTCTCAATGGCTTCATCAGCATACATCCCAAGCAGTTTTACAGAGACAGAGGCTCCGCTTTTTTCAACATAGTGCATCACCTTTTTAGGTTTTTGGGGTACTTTGGGCTTACGTATTTCTTGTTGCTTTTTAAGCTCCTTAAGTGGTACACGCATCTTCAGACCATCCACCTCAATGGTTGCATCTTTACTACGAATAGCAAGCAGTTCCCCTTTGTGGGATCGGTACTTGATGTTGTCTCCTACTTTCAGTGGTTCAGTCTCCTGTAGTTTTGCCTCTTCCAGCTTCACCTGTTTACGCTTATGTGCCTCGTTGAGCAATCTATGCCCTTCACCAAGCTCTTTGACCTTAAGCACTTCACGTGCCTTTTTGGTCGCAGCATTATAACGATTTTCCAGTGTTGCCAGTGTTTTTCGGTGTTGCTCTTTCAGGGAAGCTTCTTCATCAAGAAGCTTTTGCTTCTGTTTTTCAATGGCTTTAAGTTCATGGTCTACCTGTCCAATCTTTTGTCGCATTTCTCGCTCTAAAGAGGTAGATCTCTCTATGAGATCATTGAGATTCTCTTTGTCCTCACCATAAACTTTTTTTGCCTCCTGTATAATGGCAGGAGGAACCCCATAGCGCTGCGCTGTCTCAAATGCATAACTCTTCCCAATACTCCCCTGCAAAAAAGTATAGGTAGGTACACGTTGCTCTTCATCATAGAGTGCGGCAACCAGTTCTACATCATCACTACTTGCCATCAAAGAGGCCAGACGTTTATGGTGGGTTGTAACTACAAAACTGATACCACGATTTTTTAATGTCTCAAGCATCACACGAAAGAGTGATGCCGCTTCATCCGAGTCTGTTCCAAGCTCAATTTCATCAACCCCAACAATGGCATCACTCTTGGTAAAAAGTCTAGCAAACTCCTGCATGCGCCCTGCAAAAGTGGAGATGTCATTCTTCACCGACTGCGGATCATCAATAACAGCCTCAATACTCTTGTAGTGCCCCACTTTTGTACGTGTTGCATCACACTTAAAAGGCAGTAGATACTTACTCATGTAGACTGCCGAGAGGACTGATTTAAGCAGCATAGTCTTTCCTCCGGCATTCACCCCTGTGATTAAAAAAATTGGTTTGGACATATCGATACTAACAGGTACAGGATTCTCAATAGCAGGGTGAATAAAGTTGTGCAAGATAACTTGCTTGCCTTTGCTTGGTAGAATAAACTCATACTCCATCATACGGGCAAAACTAACCCTTGCTTGATAATGGTCAAATCGATCGTAGGCTTTGTTGATAAATGAGAGAAAGCGCTCCCATTGATGAAATATTTCAGAAATCTGCTTGCAGTAGCGCCAAATCAGTTCCGAACGGCTACTTAAGAGTGCTGCCTCTTTCTCTTTAAGATGAGAAATATGTTGGGGGATAACATAAAAAAAGCCACCAGATGATCGCCCTACTACCGTTGCTTTAAGTGCATGATTGAACCCGCCACGCACCAAAAGAGTCTCTTCTCCACTATGAAAATGTACTTGTGTATCGACCAAATAGTCACGAAGTTTAGTAGAGTGCGTCAGACGATAAAGGGTCTCCTTGATCTCCCCCTTATTATGCTTAATAGCACGCTCTAAACTCATTAGCTCTGTATCGCGCTCTGGGTTAATCTTCCCCTCATCGGTAAAATACCCCAATGTCTCCATGATTGCTTCAGGAATTTCTATTTCACCTATCCAGCTGCCTACTGGCTCTGGCAGACTTGACGCCTTGAGGCGGTTAAAGTAACCAATCATCACTACAAATGCATAAATCTCTTCTAGAGCCAAAACCCCCTGTTTTTTAATGAGATTGAGCTCTTTATCAAGATTGGGAATCTCTTGGGGAACAGGAAACTGAACAGACGAAAGTGCCTTGATGTAACGAAAATGTTGGTTAATATCTCCTTCCATTGCAACCGATTTGTCTCGAGAAAGGAACTGTTTAAACTGGAAAATATAACCCTCTAAATCCAGTTTTTGTATGATTGGCTTTTCTTGGTTCCCTTGTGGCACATTTTATCCTTTCATTTTGAGAAAATGTAACTATCTATTTTAGCTATATGAAAGATAATACTTTAAATCTCGCCCCGTATCTGATAGGTGACATCTCCTGCACCAAATGCTGCTACAAGTCCTTCTGAATATTGGCGTATCACTTTGCCATCTTTAAGCACCTTAACCACACTATCCTCTCTGGTAACAGTATCTGCCATGAGTAACTCATAGCGACTAAATGCGCCCTTAAGATCAATATCTATCGATAGTTCACCTGCTGACCATATGGGCAGAATAACCAGTTCATCTACTCCCTCAAAACACTCAACAAAGCCATGCAGATTATCGATCGTACGAGAGTACTTGTGCGGTTGCCAAATCACACTGAGTGTATGAAAACCTTGTAGTTTTTTATAGACCTGAAGAGAGTGCATTGTTGCTTTAATCTCGGTGGGGTGATGTCCATAATCGTCTATAACTACTATCTGTTTCTGATTTTGGATAATATCAAAACGTTTTTTAACCCCTTTGTAGTGGCGTAGATTTTCTCTTAAGGTATCAATACTTTCACCTAACTCTAGTCCTGCCAGTATGGCAAGTGCTGCATCAAGTGCAATATGTTCACCAAAACCAAAGACTTCAAAAGTACCCATATTACGAAAAGAGAAACGGGTATATGGTTCCCCTTCAACCAATACAAACTCTATATGATGTAAATCTTTAGAAGGGTAGAGTTTCACACTCTCCATATCGAGTGAAGCAAGAAATGTATCTTCTGCATTAATGACACGTACCTTTGCTAAAGAGAGGAAATTTCGATAGGCACCATAAAAGCGATCCTCATCATACTCATAATACTCCATATGTTCTGGTTCAACATTGGTAACAATGGCAAGGTAGGGATTGGCATTGAGAAAACTCTCATCACTCTCATCTGCCTCAAACACTACCTTATTGTTTGGATAGTTTCGCACATTGGAGCCAAATGCTTTAGAAATAGCACCTATGAGTGCATTGGTTTTGGGCAAAAGTGAGGATAGCATAGCCGATGTAGTACTTTTTCCATGTGCCCCACCTATGGCATAGACCTCTTTCTCTGCAAGAATGAACTTCAGCGCCTCTTTACGAGAAAGTAACTCAATACCCATTTTTTTAGCATGCTTATACTCAGGGTTATTCGGGCGTACTGCAGCAGAATAGATAACCCTATCAACCCCTTCGACTGCATCTGGATGATGAGGAATGGTGATTTTTGCACCATAATTGATTGCTATATCATTGGTAATCTCTGTCTGTTTAATGTCAGAGCCGGAAATTTTGTGTCCATCATTGTATAGAAATTTCGCCAGTGCCGAAAGCCCTATGCCGCCTATGCCAATAAAATGGATTTTCATTTTCCCTCTCTTTTTAACCAATCAAAGTATTGTAGCACCATATTCTCCACATGGGTATTATGTATTTTTTGCTTTTTCAAGTACTTTCAGCTCCTCTTTGCCTTCTTTAACATACTTTTGGTACATCTGTAACAAAATATCTGTTGGCTGCACAAAGGTCTGAATGAAAAATGCCAACGGATCATGCGTGTTAACATCTTTGACATCAACAAGATTCTCAATAAAATCATCAAATTTCATACCTGCCATTACTGCTGCAGCATGCACCATCATGGCATCTTTGAGCTCATCGTAATCAATGGTATGGTAGAGCACCAGAAACATCTCTTTAGCACTCTTTGTATCATTTTCACTGTAACACTGTATGAACGTAAAGATATCATTAATCTCATCTTCAGGTGCCTCAATAATCAGTTTTGCATCAAGTAGCTGGTAGCCCTTATGGATACTCTTCTCTTTTTTGCACTCCTGCTCAAGTTGCTCTATATTGGCAAGAAACTCAGGGTCTTTTTTAAGTTCTTCTACGTGTATTTCAGGGGTTTCCATCTTTATCCTTATGTAATTGATATAGGCTGATTCAAAAGTACATGCCTTAACGCTCAGATTTTAACGTTTGATCCAATAGGGCAATCCTCTCTAACGCCTCTCTTGTCTTCTCCTCTTCGTACACCAGTGCCAAACGTACATACCCTTCTCCATTCCCCTCTCTGCCAAGAAAAGAGCCGGGAATCACCTTAAGATTATACTGCTCATAAAGCGTGACAGTATAGTCTATCTCATTTTCTACCTTTAGCCAAATATAGAAGGTTGCTTCTGGTGCTTCAATACCTAACACTTCCTTGGCAACTTCAAAGTTCTTTTTATATTTTTTTCTAAAGCCATCTACATGTTTCTGATCAGCCCATGCCGTTGCTGCTGCATACTGAAGTGGCAGAGGAGAGGCACACCCCACATAGGTACGATAGACCATATATGCTTTGAGAATGGTTGCGTCTCCCGCAATAAATCCACTTCGTAGTCCTGGTGCAGAAGAACGTTTAGATATCGAATTGATAACCAGTACATTTTTAAAGTTTGGGTTTCCTGCCTCAATACTGGCATTAAGCAAAGAAGGTATCGGTTTGTCCAGATAGAGATCAGCATAACACTCATCATTAAGCAGTACAAAGTCATACTTGAGTGCCAACTCTACCCATAATCGCATCTCATCCATACTCATAACCGAAGCAGTTGGATTGTTTGGAGAGTTCAAAACAACAAGGTTGGCTTTGGAAAGCACTTCTTCATCAACAATAGGTTGAAATCTACCTGTCTCATTAAGGTTAAGGTAAACCACATTCGCACAGCTTGCTTTGGCAGCCCCTTCATAGATCTGATAAAAGGGGTTGGGAAACACCATCAAAGGCTCTTTTATATCATGCAACAGAAACTGTGGAAAGTTAAAAAGTACCTCTCTTGTACCAAATGTTGGGATCATTTGATTATTGTCCAAATTGAGTAAAAAACGATTCTTCAGATACGTCAGTATGCCCTCACGCAAAACTGCTTCTCCTGCTGTTTTAGGATATTTATTTAAAAGAGAAGCATGGTCATTTAATGTATCAAGAATGAACTGTGGTGTTTGAAACTGTGGTTCACCAATAGTCAAAGAGAGTGGCACATATTGACTGTTGGGCTCGACAGGCTCAAGAAGTCTATCGAGCTTCTCAAAAGGGTAAGTTTCAAAGTTCATGTATGACCTGATTTTTTGGAATATTATATCAAACTTGGGGTTAAACAGAATAAGGAAATAACCTCATCACTCTTTACGGTTAAACAGAAATGCATGGGGATTGATTGATTCCTTTACCCTTTTGAGTATACGGTATGCTTTTTTTTCATTTGCGTAAGGACCTATTAGTACCCTATAGGCGCCGTTATCATCTACATTATATGGTAGTCCAAAATTCTCTAGACGCAATAGATATTTAGCACTGGGGGCATTATTAAAAAAGCCTACTTGAATATAATAATGTTGCGTATGTTTTGTTTCTTTTCTTGGTGAGAAACGTTTTCTAGCAACAGCTTTCTTTCCTTTGTAGGTAACCAGCCATTCAATAATTTTATTTTGTAGTTTTTCTGCTCTCTCTTTCTGTCGTTTGTTTTTGGCATTGGCAAGGATTACGGCTATATAGTACCTGCCATTACGGCCTTTGACATACCCAGCAATATTCTTAACATGCTTAAGCGTACCCGTTTTCATCCATGCACGTTTATATGCAACTGTTCTTTGAAAACGTTGCTCGAGGGTGCCATCTACACCAGCAATAGAAAGTGTCTTCATCCATCGCATACCATATCGTCTATAGGCATGTTCCAGTACACGTGTAAGAATGTTTGCATTAATTTTTGCCGTATGTGAAAGACCACTTCCATTATCAAGTTTCAACTTACCGTTGCTTCGAAGCACGCCATATGAACGAAGTATGTGCAATACTGCTTTTCTTCCTTTTTGTAGTGTAGCTGGTGCACCATATACTTTTGCACACAGTAAAAGAAGTAGATGCCTGGCATAAAGATTGTTGGAGTCCTTGGCTGTTTGTGAGACAATCTCCTCTAACGATTGCGAGTAATGGGTAAAAAGCGTACGTGCACCAAAAGGCACTTTATGTAGATACATATTCCCTTTTACCTGTACACCGGCATCATGAAGTGCCTCTTTGAGTATGTAGTAAAAAGATTTATAGGGTCGTGTGACTACCTTGTTAATATTGCGACTACCGCACCATTTAGAGATTTTTCCTTTTATCCATACCTCAGGCACTGCTTTGGAGCTATCTACTTTAACCAGGGGCCATGAGTAGCGCCCACGACAGGGTCTATTGATCCTTTGAAGTTGGTTGTGTACAATAAATGATCTATCAGGATCTTTCTTGTGTACATTGTTTTTGTTTGGCACAACGCATATAGTGCTGACGCGTTCATTGAACATCATGGCATCAGGCATGGCATTGTAGGGACTATTAGGGTTGTCATCAAAGCAGGAACTATTCTTGATTCCTACCTTAAAATAGCTACGATCAATGATAATGTTTCCCATAATCTCACGTATCCCTTTGGCTTTAATCTGTGCAACAATATCATCAAGATCATCTGTGCTAAGTGTTGGGTCACCAAATCCTTTAATAATAAGATCACCATCTAATATGCCATTTTTAATTGTTCCTGTCGCATAAAACCGGGTAGGCCACCGATAATCAAACCCCAATTTTAAAATAGCCGCATATGTTGTAAGTACTTTGATTGTTGAAGCAGGTGCATGGGCCACAGAAGCATTAAGTGAAGCAACCATACGGTTGCTGCTTCCTATCTTTTCAATATAAATGCTAAGATTTCTCTTGGGAATATTGAAATGCTTAATGATTGTCTCTATGGCAGGAGGAAGCGCATAGAGCCAACACATCATAAGAATCAAAAGCAGTACAATGCGTTTCACGTCACCCCTACCATTACCAAAATTACTTTAACCCCAATATCACACAAATAGCTAGAAGTCAGTCTTCTCTTTAGAACTCTCTATCATCGAAATAATCATCGTATAGACATTGGCAACCACTGCCCCTATCACAAGGCCTGTTGCAATCGAGTGGTTCTGATAGAATTGTAATGCAAAAAATGCAGGTATAAGGTGCAAATCAGCCACAAGTGAACCGGCCAAAAGTTCTGCTGAAAGTAGGTTACGTACACCTATTTTCATGACAGTTGAAACCACATTAACCGACCCTGCAATAAAGAGTGCAACCAAAGATTCCTCATACAAAAACGCTGCCGATGTTGTTAAAGACATTAACGTAAAAAAGATATAAAAGACTTTTCCCCATTGCATTTAAACTCCTTCAATAATGATGTTTTATACAGAAACAACCCTCAAGTTACTTCAGCAAAAATGCTTTACATAAGAAAAGCATACCAAAACTCCTTCTCTTTCATTCTTAAGTTTTGATTTTCTAAAAATGATACAATCATTTTTAGAGCGTTCCTTGTTCGTACATAGCACGCATTCTCTCTTTCTCTTTCTCTCTTTTACGCCTCTTCGCCTCTTTTTCTCGGAAACCTTTAACAGAAAAACCAAGCCACATCAAAATGGGTGATGCAACAAAAATTGAAGAGTATGTACCAACAACTACACCAACAAGCAATGTAAAACTAAAGCCCTTGATAATTTCTCCACCAAACAAGAAGAGTGTTAAAACCACAAAAAATGTAGTAAGAGAGGTTAACGTTGTACGTGAAAGTGTCTGCGTGACCGACTCATTGATAATACGGTCAAGCATACTCTCTTTGCTTTGCTGTATGCCTTCACGAATACGATCGAACACAATAATCGTATCATTCAATGAGTAACCCAGAATGGTTAAAAGTGCTGCTAGCGTATCGAGGTTAACCTCAATATCAAAGAGAACAACTGCTCCCATGGCAATGGTTACGTCGTGCACAAGTGCTAAAACCGATGCTATCGCAAAACGCCATTCAAATCGAAAAGAGACATAAATCAAAATACCCAATATTGCCAAAACGAGTGACATCATTCCTTTTTCTCTAAGCTCAGAACCAACCTTTGCACCAACCATATCGACACGTCGTACTTCAAAGTTTCCTGTTCCCTTGAGCAGTTCACGCATGGTGTCACCCATGTCTTTCCCAAGCGCACCACTACTATTTTTGGTTCGAATAATGATCTCATTATCATTACCAAAATAAGTAACACTTGCCCCTTTATACTTCGCATCTTCGGCAATGGCTTCACGCACCTTCTTGATAGGTGCATTCTGCTCATAGTGTACCTGCACCAGCGTACCACCAGCAAAATCAAGTCCGTAGTTAAACCCTTTGACAAATATTAACCCTACAGAGAGAGCCACAAGCATTAAAGAGAGGATACCAAAATGCTTACTTTTTCCCATTAGCGAAATTGGTTTATCATACTTGAATATTTCCATTACTTTCCTCCCTCTACTCTAATACCAAACCAAAAGCCCAGTTTTTTTCGGTTAATCTTTGGCAACAGCCACTGATAGATCCCATGCGTACCTACGATTGCTGTTAGCATTGAAGCAAGAATACCAATTCCCATAGTCAATGCAAAACCTTTCAGCGGTCCAGTACCATATGCCCAAAGCACCACTGCAGCAATCAGTGTTGTCACATTGGCATCAAGAATAGCCGTAAACGCTTTATCGTATCCATCTTCAATGGATTTAACAATAGACTTCCCTTCATGAAGCAGTTCCCTAATACGCTCATTGATAATCACATTAGCATCAACTGCCATACCCACTGTCAGGACAATCCCCGCCATACCTGGCAAGGTCAATGTTGCCCCAAAAAGTGACATAATGGCCAAAATAAGAAAGAGGTTTCCTATCAGTGCTACATCAGCAATGATTCCTGCCATACCATAATACAGAATCATAAAGAAAACAACAAGAATGAACCCAAGCACCAATGCCATAGAACTAGCCTTGATGTTGTCTGCACCAAGACTTGGACCTACTGAACGCTTTTCCATCACATAGACTGGTGCGAGTAGTGCACCCGAACGTAGTGCAATCGCAAGATCATGTGCTTCATTCAACTTAAAGTTTCCAGAGATCTGCACATGCCCACCACCAATACGTTCACGAATAACTGGAGCAGAATAGACTTCATTGTCCAACACAACTGCCATACGTTTTCCAACTGCCTTTGATGTAAAGTCACCAAAAATCTTTGCTCCTTGTCCATTAAGCGCAAAGTTTATGACAGGTTGATTGTTTTTGTCAAATCCTACTTTTGCATCAGTCAGCATGGATCCATCAAGAATCGGAATAGCCCGAAGTAGATACTTTTGATGTTTATCGTAGACATCTGGGAGAATCACATCCCCATAACTCTTAGCCTCATTGGGCTTCATGGCTGTCACACGCATCGCCCTATCCTCATCAACCGCCATCAACTGTAAGTGTGCAGCACGGGCAATGAGCTCTCGGATACGTTGCTCATCGGCCTGTGTTTTGATGCCTGGTACCTCAACAAGAATCTTCTCTTTTCCCTGCCTAGCAACAGTAGGCTCTGCAAGTCCAAACTCATTGAGACGATTACGAATGGTATCGACTGCCTGCTTAATGGCATTGGTTTTCGTACGTGCCATCTCTTCAGGGGTCATTGCCAATGTAAACTTTAAGCCATCCTCTGTCAGTACTGTTCCAGAGAGCTCTTTTTTCAAAATCTCTTTGGTTTTGACAACATCGTCTTTGTCAAGCAGTTCAAACGTCACCTTTTTTCCATTCGCTATTCGCAGATCATCAAAAATAATCTCTTCATCATCAAAAAGGTACTTCACGCTAGCAGCAATAGATTTCGTGCGTGATTCAATGGCAACATCACTCTTAATACCAAGCAACATATGCAATCCACCCTGAAGGTCAAGCCCTAACGTAATTTTTTTACCGCTCTCACTCTGTATTAACGACGGAATGGAGAAGAGTACACCAAAAATGAGTGCAAAAGCAAAGAGCATAACCCTAAAATTAAGCATTTTCATTGCCCTCATCAACCTTTCGGGCAACAAATGCTCTATCAAGTTTCACAATCGTCTCATGATTGAGTTTGATTTTAAGAAAATCCTCTTCAGGCTTTACTATCGTTACAATCAGTCCACCATTGGTAATGATCTTATCACCTTTTTGGAGATTTGCAAGCATCTCTTCGTGTGCTTTGCGTTGCTTATTTTGTGGTCTAATAATAAGAAAATAGAAAATCGC is a window from the Sulfurovum sp. genome containing:
- the yajC gene encoding preprotein translocase subunit YajC gives rise to the protein MEQQGSVIGSFIPLLILFAIFYFLIIRPQNKQRKAHEEMLANLQKGDKIITNGGLIVTIVKPEEDFLKIKLNHETIVKLDRAFVARKVDEGNENA
- the secD gene encoding protein translocase subunit SecD; the encoded protein is MKMLNFRVMLFAFALIFGVLFSIPSLIQSESGKKITLGLDLQGGLHMLLGIKSDVAIESRTKSIAASVKYLFDDEEIIFDDLRIANGKKVTFELLDKDDVVKTKEILKKELSGTVLTEDGLKFTLAMTPEEMARTKTNAIKQAVDTIRNRLNEFGLAEPTVARQGKEKILVEVPGIKTQADEQRIRELIARAAHLQLMAVDEDRAMRVTAMKPNEAKSYGDVILPDVYDKHQKYLLRAIPILDGSMLTDAKVGFDKNNQPVINFALNGQGAKIFGDFTSKAVGKRMAVVLDNEVYSAPVIRERIGGGHVQISGNFKLNEAHDLAIALRSGALLAPVYVMEKRSVGPSLGADNIKASSMALVLGFILVVFFMILYYGMAGIIADVALIGNLFLILAIMSLFGATLTLPGMAGIVLTVGMAVDANVIINERIRELLHEGKSIVKSIEDGYDKAFTAILDANVTTLIAAVVLWAYGTGPLKGFALTMGIGILASMLTAIVGTHGIYQWLLPKINRKKLGFWFGIRVEGGK